In one Bombyx mori chromosome 22, ASM3026992v2 genomic region, the following are encoded:
- the LOC134201033 gene encoding uncharacterized protein LOC134201033: MYKFATYALTCFFCNSSEDVELRRIFPAEFPQDTIRRSGSVDAEHLGRFNELERYFKNPKTKLNSHFEELVCYNNGNKKICKIDVERYSPEENAYYMSRNKESHMDRRRVYCLMLLCFTEDELDRVVASF, from the exons ATGTACAAATTTGCAACATACGCTTTAACCTGTTTC TTTTGTAATTCCAGTGAAGACGTTGAGCTGAGACGTATCTTTCCGGCTGAGTTCCCTCAGGACACAATAAGGAGAAGCGGCTCAGTCGATGCAGAA CATTTGGGCCGATTCAATGAATTGGAAAGGTATTTCAAGAATCCAAAAACAAAGCTGAACAGTCATTTCGAAGAATTAGTTTGTTACAATAACGGAAATAAAAAG ATTTGCAAAATTGATGTCGAACGGTACTCACCTGAAGAGAATGCATATTATATGTCAAGAAACAAAGAAAGTCATATGGACCGTCGCCGAGTCTACTGCCTAATGTTACTGTGTTTCACCGAAGATGAACTGGACAGGGTCGTCGCTTCATtttga